From the Triticum urartu cultivar G1812 chromosome 4, Tu2.1, whole genome shotgun sequence genome, the window GCCGCGCTCTCCCGCGCCGGCTGGCCCCACCTCACCGCGGACGCCTACCGCCTCGTCCTGTCCTCCGACTCCGAGGTAAACACCTACACGCTTAACATCATGGTCCACAGCCACTGTAAAGCCCTACAGTTCGATAAGGTCGATACCGTAATCTCCGAGATGGAGAAGAGATGCGTGTTTCCGGATGTGGTAACCCATAATGTGATGATTGATGCTAGATTTCGTGCTGGGGATGTTGAGGCGGCGATGGCACTGGTCGATTCGATGGTTAGTCAGGGGATAAAGCCAGGAATCTTGACGTATAATGCGGTGTTGAAGGGGTTATGTAGGAATGGAAGGTGGGATAAAGCGAGGGAGGTGTTCAGGGCAATGGACGAGTGTGGGGTGGCTCCCGATGTTCGGAGCTTCAACATGTTGATTGGGGGATTCTGTAGAGTTAAGGAGCCTGATGAGGCGATGAAATTTTACAAGGAGATGCGACGGCGTGGAGTCACGCCAGATATTGTGAGCTTTAGTTGCCTGATTGGGTTGTTTGCAAGGAGGGGGAAGATGGACCGTGCGGCAGCCTACTTGAGGGAGATGAGAGAGTTTGGATTGATGCCTGATGGTGTGATTTACACAATGGTCATTGGTGGATATTGCAGGGCTGGGTCAATGCTGGAGGCGCTGAGAGTTAGGGATGAGATGATTGGCCGTGGATGTTTGCCAGATGTGGTAACTTACAATACCTTGCTGAATGGGCTTTGTAAAGAGCGTAGGTTGTCTGAAGCAGAGGAGCTTTTGACTGAGATGAGGGAGAGAGGGGTTCCACCAGATTTATGCACCTTCACAACTTTAATTCATGGGTACTGTAGGGAGGGTAACATAGAGAAGGCATTGCAACTATTTGAAACGATGCTGCACGAGCGTTTGACGCCAGACATTGTGACATACAACACTTTGATTGATGGAATGTGCAGACAAGGTGATCTGGGCAAAGCTAATGAGCTATGGGATGATATGCATTCTCGAGAAATCTTCCCCAACCACATTACCTACAGCATCCTTATAGACAGCCACTGTGAGAAGGGACAAGTGGATGATGCATTTGGGTTTTTGGATGAAATGATAAACAAGGGGGTTGTGCCAAACATCATGACCTATAATTCCATCATTAAGGGTTACTGCCGGTCTGGAAATGTATTGAAGGGGCAACAATTTTTGCAGAAGATGAAAGATGCCAAGGTGTTGCCTGATTTAATTACTTACAACACCCTAATCCATGGTTATGTTAAAGAAGAGAAGATGCATGAAGCTTTTAATTTGCTTAACATGATGGAGAATGAAAAGGTTCAACCAGACATTGTGACGTATAATATGATTATAAATGGATTTTCTGTACATGGTAATATGCAAGAAGCTGATTGGGTTTACAAGAAAATGGGTGCTAGAGGAATTGAACCAGATAGATATACATACATGTCCATGATAAATGGTCATGTTGCAGCTGGGAACTCCAAGGAGTCATTTCAACTTCATGATGAGATGCTTCAGAAAGGGTTTGCTCCTGATGATAAATTCTGAGGGTATTATTTTCCTCATACTGGAATCTAATTGATGCTATGGTTAATTCAACAATGAGAAATGAAGGCATTTTGCAGTTTGTTTAGATTGTCAGGATTTTTGCTCCAACAAGTATTTATAGACTTGAAGGTGAGAATGAGAAATTTTGAAGTTCAGCATTAAAATATTGGCTAGGTTGTGTGCACTGCCCTTCTACATTACCGTAGTGGAATCAGCAATGATATATCATATATATTTCCTACTTTACTAATTGAGTACGACTTCGTAAGATTCTATATTGTTCTGTACAAGTATCTGTTCTTCTGAATTCTGATAGTAGAATGCTGCTTGACTGACATTCTTTTACTTTTGCATTCTATCACTGTAGGTGGTTTGTGATTTGGTACCATCACACTGACCGTTGTAATTTTCTGTAGGCATCTGATTAAATTTTGGAGTAAATTCCGTGGAAGTTTTCATTATTGGGTGGTCCAAGGGTAGCAAAATTTCCACACAAGTGACCTCTCTAGATGTGCTTTCTTCACCAATGTGCAGAAATATTCTGTTAGGGCTCAGGAAGTGTGCTGTTGTTTTCTGGGCATCGGAGGATAGCATGCTCTAAATTTCTCAGGTGCTTTATTTCTTACCCAGAATTCCTTTTTTAGAGGAAATATTAGTGTAATGCACTAATGCCTGATATACAACTGCATTTTGCAAATACGTAATACAGTAACATATTGCCAGGTTATTCCCGGTTTCCTGTTGCTTAGTTGACCCTATCACCTCTAATAGCCCTGCTTGAGCAGTTCAACCTACCAATCTATATTTTAGGGCACACAAATATCAATACAGGCAGCACTTCTTTCTGAGCAGTCACAACTTGATACAACAACATTGCAAAATTTAACATATGCTCCTAAAAATATCATGAGTTAAGATCAAATCCTCTTGATCAGATGCTGCTGAGTAAAACTGCAAACTACTACTTTTTTCTTCCCTTTTTTCAGGGTGAATGCAAATCACTTTTAGCATGAACTATTAACATCACGCGAAACTGATCAAAAGGGGAGAACTGAGCATACATAAAAAGGTATCACTATCTTTTATCTGACGCATGTAGAATAGTTCTCAAGAGAATGCTGTATATATGAGAAACTTACACTCCCACTTTACTGCAGGGCAATCAAAATTGGTGTACAAAGGAAGAAATTAAACTGACTAGAGAGTGTAAAATGTGCCCCTTCAAGCCTTACCCCCAAAAGAGCAAGGAAAAGAATGAAAGAGAAACAGAGGTTATGAGCACAAGGTTTTATGCCAGGCTTTGATGAAGTTATGAGAAGTAGGTTTCTCTGCCAAGGCCGTGGTTGTATGGATTACCGGTCAACATTTTGCACTTTGGACACAAATCATTTCTCTCCACCATCACAAAAGTGAAAGAGGTGTGAAGAGGGATACATACGGACGAGTTGAACAAGCTTCTTGCCTGCTGGGCACGGCAGATTACAGTTGAACAAAATTTGTCTTAGGCAGAGTTTACAAAGATCCTTGCATGATGCATTTGCCAAGTTTGTATTTGTAAAATTGAAAGAGGTTTTTTGTATGTCCAAAGCAGCAGCAGGCTTCGTGCCGTTACCAAGGTTCGGTGAATGGATGTCAAATATCTTTTGAACTTGTTGCAAAAGCATCATCAGAAGCATAGCAAAATGCTCTTCTGGAATGTATGCCTCTGAAAAGTCAAAAAACACACTTCTGGCAATACATAATGAAATAGAGAGAACACTGTTTTTATAGGGCAAATAAAATCTCAGGTTGATTGCAATTCAAAAAACAAAGTTCGGATTGATTGCGCGGTGCGTTCTTGTAGCACGCAAAATACCGACTGGGCCAAATGAAAACCCCATAGCGATATATTCCATAGGCCCTGCAACTTTACAGCCCAGCCCGCTTAGAAAAACGCCCGCCGCTAATAGCTCCACCTTCCCTCTCGAGCGGTGGGATCCCCTCCGAACCAAAATTTTCAAAGAGGGCCGAAACCTCCCGCCCTTTCCCCGTTCCCCCCACCCCCGAGCGGCGGAGCCCCCTCCCTCACTCCTCCCGCGATGCCTCCCGGCGGCGGCGCGATCCGCGTGCTGAACGTGGCGGAGAAGCCGTCGGTGGCCAAATCCGTGGCGGAGATCCTGTCGCGCGGGGGGATGCAGTCGCGGGCGGGCCGGTCCCGCTACAACCGCGTCTTCGAGTTCAACTACGCCATCGGCGCCCAGGCCTGCCACATGCTCGTCACCTCCGTCACGGGCCACCTCATGGAGCTCGACTTCGATGACCGCTACCGCCGCTGGTACTCCTGCGACCCCGCCGAGCTCTTCCACGCCCCCGTCCGCAAGGCCGTCCCCCAGGTGCCCCTCCCTCTCTGCCTCCCCTGCTCGTGCATTCCGCCGAACAGTTCGTGCGCGCGGGTACCGCGGCCTGTGAACGGTGGTCTATCGCGTTTCCTTTGATTGGTTCAGGCATTATGTTGGGGGTGTTTCGTGGCATCTATGTGCCCGCGTCTGTGGGGTTGGTCGCGTTCAGCACATAGGAAATATATGCCTTACGGGAATTTCGTCGAGCAATGGATGTGCGGAGTGTTGTGGTGTACTCTATACCTTGATTCCCTCAAGAATTTTCCGGGCATGCTGCTAAGTGCCCGATTGGTAGTGTCAACGGATGACGATGCTGTTTTTGTTCATGCCACATTGCTACTCTTTGCAAGTAAATTTGTTAAATCCCACATCAGGAGCAGTTTTTTCGGAGTTGAATGGATGTGGCTTGGTATCGATCACCTTTTGTCATTTGCTCAATCGCAAACTGTTATGGTCACACACATGTATGCGATGCACCATAGGAGCTGTGGTACTAGGAGGGGAACACTGCAGGCTAAACTTGTGAATTGTTATTGCGGACATATTCGTGTACTTGTACACTTGTTACTGGAAACTGCGATCAACCCCCTTTGGCAGAAATAGTGCTCATAGGAAACAGGTTACAAGGGAATAAAAGTTTATCTACAGCTTCATTTAGTTTCTAGCCCTTATAGGCTTTGGAGCAATATTTTCATACATTAAAACGTAAAAAAACTGCAACTCTGAAGCTCATGCAGCAAAATGCGGAAGCCAAGCAAAGTACTGACAGACCTGACAAGAAACATGAGTCCCAATGGTTTACCCCAGTCATCTGGGTGTCCTCTCCTCCAGGCTCCAGCTTGTTCTTTATTCTCCCATTCCAGCACCAGACAAATTTATACTGCCTCCTAGTTGCTTGAAACAGCCATAGCAATGCTTAAGCTTGCTAGCTGATATTGTTTGACATCGCTTCATGTACAAAAAGGGAAAGCGTGTTATGTCTAATGAAAGTTGGATGCTGAGGACCTGAGAGCATGTATTGTTTGGTGCTCTCCGTTCATCAGCTGCATTATTTGTTTTCTTCAAAAAACTTTTGGTTTGCTCTTGGAACATTCTTATCACTTCTGAGTTAATCGAGGAATACACAACCATGGTCAGGCTTCAGTGTCAATATTCAGTTGTCTATATTTGCTCAACACATTGTGAACACACTGAGATTACCTTGTATTTTGTTCAAAACTATGATGGGTGTGGCATGATCATGACATTAGTATAAGCTAAGCTTTTCTGAACTCGTGATCTATTCATGAATTTTGTTTTATGAAGTGCAGGATAAACAGGACATAAAGAGAACATTGGAAGAGGAAGCTAGGACGTGTCAATGGCTTGTGTTATGGCTTGATTGTGATAGAGAGGGTGAGAATATCGCATATGAAGTGGTTGACATTTGTGCGGGCGCAAACCGTAATCTAAACATTTGGAGAGCTCGCTTCTCAGCTTTGATTCCCAGGTATTGATTGCTCCAGATTCTTGGACCGTCTGTTTTCCTGTTATGGAAAGATGGCATATTCATTTCAGTTTAATTGTCTTACAAATTGAACTGCAGGGAAATACATGAAGCTGTGCAACATCTTGCCAGACCCAACAAGCTATTTGCTGATGCTGTGGATGCAAGACAGGTTACTTCAGTTTTGCATCTTATTGTCAAATTGTCATTGATGCTTAATATTCTTGTGTGCCAACTATCCACTCAAAACAAATATTACTACGATGCCAGCAAACAGAGAGCCATGAGAATATTCTGACGCTGTGCCTCTGTACTAATTTTGTACAAATAAACCTAAAACACACAAAGATGCTAGTACAAACTGTCCTGCTAATATTCTTCGTTTTTCTCCAAAAGAATAGCATCAGCACTCCTCTTCTCATCAAACGAATAAACATTTGTTTGCGCCTTATTGCTGTCTTCAAAAGCACAGATAATAATAAGAATTTTTCTACAGGAAATTGACCTTCGCATAGGTGCCTCCTTCACTAGGTTTCAAACAATGCTGCTAAAAGATGCATTTGTCCTTGATGTCAGTGGGGAAGAAAGGAATATGGTTCTGAGCTATGGTCCTTGCCAGGTACCTCACTATATAATATTAACTGAACATATTGAATGCATACGCATTATTATTCCCTGTCTAAGATTTTCATTTCATTCCAGTTTCCAACTCTAGGATTTATAGTTGAGCGTTTCTGGGAGATACAAGCTCATGAACCTGAAGAGTTCTGGACAATAAATTGTTCTCACACTTCAGATGAAGGCACCGCGTCGTTTATTTGGATGTAAGATTCACTTCAGCCGTCCTGAACTTCAATTAGAAAAGTTGTGTGACATATTCTTGTTTGGCAGACGTGGCCATTTGTTTGATTACTCATCCGCTGTTGTGATCTATGAAATGTGTGTCCATGAACCAATGGCAACAGTGAGTCCTCACATCTTCTATTTCACCACTGGTTACAATATTAACAATGATGGACAACTTTAATGACAGATCAGAGGTACCTATTTTTAgttgttttattttatttctacAGGTACAGAATGTCAGGAATCAGGAGAAACTAAAATACCCTCCATACCCACTAAGTACCGTGGAGCTTCAGAAACGTGCTTCTAGGTGCTGCAGAATGAGTTCAGAGCACACAATGAAGGTATATTAGAAAAACTAAATCCTTTTGGTGTCTTATTTTTTCTTAACAGTTTTGCTAGTAAAAAATGCGTAGCTCTATTTCCTAATTGCTTCGTTTGCTGAACTCTTGTGCTATTCATACCAGGTGGCTGAAGAACTTTACCAAGGTGGATTCATTAGTTATCCCAGGACAGAGACTGATAGTTTCTCTCCAAACACTGATCTGCATGTCAGTTATGAATGCTAGCATGCCTTGTCCATGTTTTTATTCATTGTCCTGATTCTGCTTACACATTCTTTCTAGATTTATACCTACAGTGTTGTACTTTTAACATATTTTACATGATATTATTTTGTTCCATGAAGGAAACCAAATTCTAAAGAACATGTAATCCTAAAAAAAGGAACATATTATAAAACAATTTTCTCTAGTGAATGTTAGTTTGGAAAAAAAGTAGCCATGGCCTCATAGGCATAGTTCTCCTGTTTTCTACCACCTGATGATCTTCATTGCTGAATAACCATAAGAAAAATATAAAAGGCATCTCTACTGTCCAACTCATACTTGCGATGAATAAACATTTATTTACTCTTAAGTTGTTATTAATTTTCATTTGCTCATCCTGGCATGATTGCCCTGACATGGGTTGCTCCCTTTTACTTAGGCAATTGTACGTGAACAAGTGGATCATCCTGATTGGGGAACGTATGCCCAACGTCTTCTGAATCCTGAAGAAAGGCTCTGGAGAAATCCCAGCAATGGTGGTCATGATGACAAGGCACATCCTCCTATTCATCCAACAAAGTTTTCGACTGGTGAAAACAACTGGTCTCCAGACCACAAGGTACGTAGCACTACCAAATAGAAGAGAAATATCTATCAGTCTCACATCAGTTTATAGTATTTTTTCAAATCTGTTGTTTTTATGCTCCACAAATCTAATAATGTTTTCCGTATCTGTTTCTGCTGTCCAGAAAGTGTATGAGCTAGTTGTTCGCCATTTCCTTGCTTGTTGCTCCCAACCTGCAGTTGGAGCCGAGACAACCGTGGAAGTTGACATTGCTGGTGAACAGTTCAATGCATCAGGGCGTGTCGTACTTGCTGTGAGCATCCTCAAATGTTGCTGTCATCTTCTATTGTTGCTTACGTCTAATAATCTACTACCCATATTTCAACAGACATGAAACTTGTCATGTCTCCTTATTCTCTGGCATGGAAATGTTATGATATCAGTAATAAAGTAACTTTACCCAATGTACAGAGACAATGTAGCTGTAATACCAGTTTTATCGATATAGCTGAGAAACAAGCATAGAATAATGTATGTTATCTGCAATTACCTAATATTCAGAGGTGATGTAGCTTTAGCTGATTCCCTTATTTACTTAATGTTGATGTGGTGCTATGTTTTGGTTGTTTCTAACATATGAGCGTAGAGCTGGGAAAGCTCATAGAAAATAacttattgcaattttgtttatATGATATAATATTTTCTGAAAAAGGGACACAAAGGGGAATTATATTTCTCAAAAATGAATCCGATAAACAACATGCAGTTTAACAATAATGTGTGACAAATAATTGCTTCTCCTTGACGCTGATTGGTACTTAGGTGGCTTATTAGT encodes:
- the LOC125552734 gene encoding pentatricopeptide repeat-containing protein At5g01110-like, with product MAIPRRLPCLPAVAVATRRWTASLAVSHGGTGARPSTAVLAAAATAAAAAGRASECQSLLLRMSRRRGASRLDIVSSLLASSPTPQPQVFDLLIRTYTQSRKPREAFEAFRLLLDRRVPIPAAASNALLAALSRAGWPHLTADAYRLVLSSDSEVNTYTLNIMVHSHCKALQFDKVDTVISEMEKRCVFPDVVTHNVMIDARFRAGDVEAAMALVDSMVSQGIKPGILTYNAVLKGLCRNGRWDKAREVFRAMDECGVAPDVRSFNMLIGGFCRVKEPDEAMKFYKEMRRRGVTPDIVSFSCLIGLFARRGKMDRAAAYLREMREFGLMPDGVIYTMVIGGYCRAGSMLEALRVRDEMIGRGCLPDVVTYNTLLNGLCKERRLSEAEELLTEMRERGVPPDLCTFTTLIHGYCREGNIEKALQLFETMLHERLTPDIVTYNTLIDGMCRQGDLGKANELWDDMHSREIFPNHITYSILIDSHCEKGQVDDAFGFLDEMINKGVVPNIMTYNSIIKGYCRSGNVLKGQQFLQKMKDAKVLPDLITYNTLIHGYVKEEKMHEAFNLLNMMENEKVQPDIVTYNMIINGFSVHGNMQEADWVYKKMGARGIEPDRYTYMSMINGHVAAGNSKESFQLHDEMLQKGFAPDDKF